The Pochonia chlamydosporia 170 chromosome 1, whole genome shotgun sequence genome window below encodes:
- a CDS encoding 3-oxo-5-alpha-steroid 4-dehydrogenase (similar to Metarhizium robertsii ARSEF 23 XP_007816721.1) encodes MAGHGITAGHDIDEGLGILGSYECDEHEPCLRSVLYNLAGGTNFAILAILTLSLSGHHHARQIVASLFLILWAVRLSSFLFFRILRTGSDDRFDDKRDKFFPFLGFWIFQMIWVWTVSLPVTILNSPNVTQYPQHSFGTGRDIAGIILFAIGFVMESVSDVQKYNFRKNHDGYAVCDVGFFKISRHPNYFGEIIIQFSIFMIAVSSAADGYVSGQAYKALYATILGPILLTVLLMFVSGLPLSERPKAKARYEKGNNWEGYKRWLDRTSILIPFPPQIYQRMPVIVKRTIFLEFPMYVFYPPKADPGAVERNES; translated from the exons ATGGCAGGTCATGGTATTACCGCCGGCCACGATATAGATGAGGGTCTTGGGATCCTGGGCTCTTACGAGTGTGACGAACACGAACCCTGTCTACGATCTGTATTGTACA ATCTCGCCGGCGGCACCAACTTTGCCATCCTAGCCATCCTCACACTCTCCCTCTCCGGACATCACCATGCGCGCCAGATCGTAGCATCACTATTCCTCATCCTCTGGGCCGTCCGCCTCTCatccttcctcttcttccgcATCCTGCGCACCGGCTCGGACGACCGATTCGATGACAAGCGCGACAAGTTCTTCCCCTTCCTCGGCTTCTGGATCTTCCAAATGATATGGGTGTGGACAGTCTCCCTCCCAGTAACCATTCTGAACTCCCCCAACGTCACGCAGTACCCTCAGCACTCTTTCGGCACAGGCAGGGACATTGCCGGCATAATACTCTTCGCGATAGGCTTCGTAATGGAGAGTGTGAGTGATGTGCAAAAGTACAACTTTCGCAAGAACCACGATGGGTACGCAGTCTGCGATGTGGGCTTCTTCAAAATATCGAGACATCCAAATTATTTTGGCGAGATCATTATTCAATTCT CGATTTTCATGATTGCCGTTTCATCGGCCGCAGACGGGTACGTCTCTGGCCAGGCCTACAAGGCTCTCTACGCGACCATCCTTGGCCCCATTCTTCTCACGGTCCTGCTCATGTTTGTGTCTGGCCTGCCACTTTCGGAGCGGCCCAAGGCGAAAGCACGCTACGAGAAGGGGAATAACTGGGAAGGGTATAAGCGGTGGCTGGATCGGACGAGCATCCTGATTCCATTTCCACCGCAAATCTATCAACGCATGCCGGTTATAGTGAAAAGAACTATTTTCTTGGAGTTTCCCATGTATGTATTTTATCCACCAAAGGCGGACCCTGGTGCTGTTGAACGAAATGAGTCATGA
- a CDS encoding glutathione-dependent formaldehyde-activating (similar to Metarhizium acridum CQMa 102 XP_007813965.1), with protein sequence MDARCQCGAVCFKTPLPEPLALYICHCAECKRQTSSAFGASAIFPRFKLPEAELLSCYARPTASGQTLYCYFCRSCGTRLLHATPQTKNVVSVKGGCLEGLDWGKAIHLWTKSAMVPIPEGSETHSEDSASTDYGSTQEFLDQPLDQPGSELTS encoded by the exons ATGGACGCGCGATGCCAATGCGGAGCCGTCTGTTTTAAGACGCCACTTCCTGAGCCGCTGGCTCTGTACATCTGCCATTGTGCAGAGTGCAAGCGCCAGACGAGCTCAGCCTTTGGTGCTTCCGCCATCTTTCCTCGCTTCAAGCTCCCAGAGGCTGAATTACTTAGCTGCTATGC TCGGCCCACGGCCTCTGGACAAACATTGTACTG CTACTTTTGTCGAAGTTGCGGAACCCGATTACTTCACGCGACACCG CAGACAAAAAATGTGGTATCTGTCAAGGGCGGATGCCTCGAAGGCTTAGACTGGGGCAAGGCCATTCATCTCTGGACCAAGAGCGCCATGGTCCCTATCCCCGAAGGCTCTGAAACTCACTCTGAGGATTCGGCATCGACCGATTACGGCTCTACTCAAGAGTTTCTAGATCAGCCTCTCGACCAACCTGGATCCGAATTGACCAGCTAA